A single genomic interval of uncultured Desulfobulbus sp. harbors:
- a CDS encoding acyl-CoA dehydratase activase yields the protein MTSNAHPYSLGIDVGSVSVKCAVTNEAGKVILTRYRRSAGQPVATALGLFEEIVVSHGDLLLSGAMVTGSGKELIGTPTGMKMVNEIIAHATAAWHFHGEARHIFEIGGQDSKFITIGRDRSGKPYVQDHAFNQLCAAGTGAFLDQQSERLGLTIEALGRVASQAKRAARVAGRCAVFAKSDMIHLQQQAVPVEEIAAGLCLALARNFLATLCKGSPPHPPILLQGGVAANAGVVKAFRELLHLEDCELLIPDDFALMGALGAAHLCGESLLARPVHLSTLASQLSGVRDQPPAGSGFMPIVRPAKSETVAEQERSGRYRQPFFLGVDIGSVSSKAAVIDADGILVASSYHPTAGKPIEALQTTMAELAIALPDKATMAHVATTGSGRHIATALLGGGTALDEISTQALACQHFFPKADTVIEIGGQDSKFLRLRDGRLQSFKMNKACAAGTGAFLEEQAGRLAIAIRDEFAEKAFTSTSPARLGSKCTVFMDTDLVHHLQRGTATADLCAGLAYSIAENYLEKVVGASRLGSSIVFQGGVAKNAAVVAVFRGLCQAEVRVHPYPEISGAFGAALAARDEYLQTGKGFTRSLPVGEIDATNETFGCQDCDNLCRISKITTGGRAAFFGSICGRFEKSPSEVSPSCDPFAERDRLLQEAVGQFSARPVRGTIGVPMALSLHDHLPFWGTLFNALGYTPVYSGKTRRSQLEAGILHSPGDFCLPMKVLLGHVYSLIDEGIGRIFIPHLRMFVPQGERIPRYACPYTQAAAYVVRENLGTRAEFLTLDYPLTGEHEHWLAETGARLGIDREELQEALREALAAQKRFTDSCLAAGARILHDLQRQNRRAAVLLGRPYNTSDRQMNLNLARKLQDLDITPLPYDFLSPGTAPLPELWSRIRWGYGRRLVQAARAMKTYPFLGAVVVSNFGCGPDGFIDQYLEHELCELPYIVLEFDDHQAEAGLLTRLEAFSRSFATATTTKRPALPVTGRDPGKPRRPLREYTYYVPAFMDHAYALTGALKASGCKTVLLPPTDNESWQLGLRHSYGKECHPFISFTGDILKAARQPGFIAAEACYYAPSYFGPCLLPQYGLAQHLILDRVGLGEVTVMNIADETNMQELGPAYMLRLALGLYVIDRFFKWKTEIEPYETNRGSVRRAYLQILADLEQGLATGTVFKALKRGVTTLAAVPLNETRGLRPKVGIVGDIYTRINPHANNNLYQKLQDGGLEIWPSASFIDVSFLSLEQLHLEYRRKGKPWLAALAKALVPGLRLARTLVDRHFPATIRTPQEGGYQTIARVSGRYADSMIDKALSLNLTRIEELHKAGADGVINVMCHNCMLGTITASLSGSMRRDMADLPIATFVYEGLQSTHNTNRIEAFIHQVHNYQNSVKTGQENDK from the coding sequence ATGACAAGCAACGCACACCCATACAGCCTTGGCATTGATGTCGGCTCGGTCAGCGTCAAATGCGCCGTGACGAACGAGGCGGGGAAGGTCATCTTGACCCGCTACCGGCGCAGCGCCGGACAACCGGTGGCCACTGCCCTCGGCCTTTTTGAGGAAATTGTCGTCAGTCATGGCGACCTGCTTCTGAGCGGCGCCATGGTTACCGGCTCGGGCAAGGAGTTGATCGGCACGCCCACCGGCATGAAGATGGTCAACGAGATCATCGCGCACGCCACCGCCGCCTGGCACTTTCATGGAGAGGCGAGACACATCTTTGAGATCGGCGGCCAGGATTCCAAGTTCATCACCATTGGCCGCGACCGATCCGGCAAACCGTACGTCCAGGATCATGCCTTCAACCAACTCTGTGCCGCCGGTACCGGCGCCTTTCTCGACCAGCAGTCGGAACGGCTCGGCCTGACCATCGAGGCCCTTGGCCGGGTAGCGAGTCAGGCGAAAAGGGCGGCCAGGGTGGCCGGCCGGTGCGCCGTCTTTGCCAAGTCGGACATGATCCACCTCCAGCAACAGGCGGTACCGGTGGAGGAAATTGCCGCAGGGCTGTGCCTTGCCCTGGCAAGAAACTTTCTCGCCACCCTTTGCAAGGGCAGCCCCCCCCATCCACCGATTCTCCTCCAGGGCGGCGTAGCGGCCAACGCCGGGGTGGTCAAGGCCTTCCGCGAACTCCTCCACCTCGAGGACTGCGAACTGCTGATCCCCGACGACTTCGCCCTGATGGGCGCCTTGGGCGCTGCGCACCTTTGCGGAGAGTCTCTTCTTGCACGACCTGTACACTTGAGCACCCTGGCGAGCCAACTTTCCGGGGTTCGGGATCAGCCTCCGGCAGGCTCGGGATTCATGCCGATAGTGCGTCCTGCAAAAAGCGAAACAGTCGCTGAACAAGAACGCTCTGGTCGCTATCGACAACCGTTTTTCCTCGGTGTCGACATCGGCTCGGTGAGCAGCAAGGCTGCGGTCATCGACGCCGATGGCATCCTTGTCGCCAGCAGCTACCACCCCACCGCCGGCAAGCCCATAGAGGCGCTCCAGACGACCATGGCAGAGCTTGCCATTGCCCTGCCGGACAAGGCGACCATGGCCCATGTCGCCACCACCGGGTCGGGACGGCATATCGCCACGGCGCTTTTGGGGGGCGGCACGGCCCTTGACGAAATCTCCACCCAGGCCCTTGCCTGTCAGCATTTTTTCCCGAAGGCCGATACCGTCATCGAGATCGGCGGCCAGGACTCGAAGTTCCTCCGCCTGCGGGATGGCCGGCTCCAGTCATTTAAAATGAACAAGGCCTGTGCCGCCGGCACCGGCGCTTTCCTCGAGGAGCAGGCCGGACGGCTTGCTATCGCCATAAGAGACGAGTTTGCCGAAAAGGCCTTCACCTCCACCTCACCTGCGCGTCTTGGCAGCAAGTGCACGGTGTTCATGGACACCGACCTTGTCCATCACCTGCAGCGTGGCACCGCTACGGCCGACCTGTGTGCCGGGCTTGCCTACTCGATTGCAGAAAACTATCTGGAGAAGGTCGTCGGAGCCAGCCGTCTCGGTTCGTCCATCGTCTTTCAAGGCGGTGTCGCCAAAAACGCGGCAGTGGTCGCGGTTTTTCGAGGCCTCTGCCAGGCCGAAGTAAGGGTTCACCCCTACCCAGAGATCTCCGGGGCCTTTGGGGCGGCGCTGGCGGCCAGAGATGAGTACCTGCAAACAGGCAAGGGCTTTACACGGTCTCTTCCTGTAGGTGAGATCGACGCCACCAACGAGACCTTCGGCTGCCAGGACTGTGACAATCTCTGCCGAATCAGCAAAATCACCACGGGAGGAAGGGCGGCCTTTTTCGGCAGCATCTGCGGCCGCTTCGAGAAGTCGCCATCCGAGGTGTCGCCATCCTGCGATCCCTTTGCCGAACGCGACAGGCTGCTGCAGGAGGCGGTCGGACAGTTTTCGGCAAGACCTGTACGTGGAACGATCGGCGTACCCATGGCCCTCAGCCTGCACGACCACCTGCCGTTCTGGGGGACACTGTTCAACGCGCTTGGGTATACCCCGGTATATTCCGGCAAGACTCGGCGCTCCCAACTTGAAGCGGGCATCCTCCACAGTCCGGGCGACTTCTGCCTGCCAATGAAAGTGCTTTTGGGCCACGTGTACAGCTTGATCGACGAAGGTATCGGCAGAATATTCATCCCCCATCTGCGTATGTTCGTCCCCCAGGGGGAGCGTATCCCCCGCTATGCCTGTCCCTACACCCAGGCGGCTGCCTACGTGGTCCGCGAAAACCTTGGCACCCGGGCGGAGTTCCTCACCCTCGACTACCCCCTCACGGGCGAGCATGAGCACTGGCTTGCCGAAACAGGGGCCAGGCTTGGTATCGACAGGGAGGAACTGCAGGAGGCACTGCGGGAGGCCTTGGCCGCTCAGAAGCGCTTCACCGACAGCTGTCTGGCGGCGGGGGCACGCATTCTCCACGACCTGCAGCGGCAAAACCGCCGGGCCGCGGTCCTCCTCGGCAGGCCGTACAACACCTCGGACAGGCAGATGAACCTCAACCTTGCCAGGAAACTCCAGGATCTGGACATCACCCCCCTGCCGTACGATTTTCTTTCCCCGGGGACAGCCCCCCTGCCCGAACTGTGGAGCCGGATCCGCTGGGGCTACGGTCGGCGACTGGTCCAGGCGGCGCGGGCCATGAAGACCTATCCCTTCCTCGGGGCGGTGGTCGTCAGCAATTTCGGTTGCGGGCCAGACGGTTTTATCGACCAGTACCTCGAGCATGAACTGTGCGAACTCCCGTATATCGTCCTTGAATTTGACGATCACCAAGCCGAGGCCGGACTGCTCACCCGCCTCGAGGCCTTCTCCCGAAGCTTTGCCACCGCGACCACAACAAAACGCCCGGCCCTTCCCGTCACCGGCAGGGATCCAGGCAAGCCGCGCCGGCCGCTCAGGGAATACACCTACTACGTTCCGGCCTTCATGGACCACGCCTACGCACTGACCGGGGCGCTCAAGGCCTCGGGCTGCAAAACGGTCCTTCTGCCGCCCACCGATAACGAGAGCTGGCAACTCGGCCTCAGGCATTCCTACGGCAAGGAATGCCACCCCTTCATCTCCTTTACCGGCGACATCCTCAAGGCGGCGAGACAACCGGGCTTCATCGCCGCCGAGGCCTGCTACTACGCCCCGTCCTACTTCGGCCCCTGCCTCCTGCCCCAATACGGCCTCGCCCAGCATCTGATCCTCGACCGGGTCGGTTTGGGCGAGGTCACGGTCATGAACATCGCCGACGAAACCAACATGCAGGAACTCGGCCCGGCGTACATGCTGCGGCTCGCCCTCGGCCTGTACGTCATCGACCGATTTTTCAAATGGAAGACCGAGATCGAACCCTATGAGACCAACCGCGGATCGGTCAGGCGGGCCTACCTGCAGATTCTCGCCGACCTGGAACAGGGCCTTGCCACCGGCACCGTGTTCAAGGCCCTGAAACGGGGCGTCACGACCCTGGCTGCCGTGCCCTTGAACGAGACACGGGGCCTGCGCCCCAAGGTGGGGATCGTCGGCGACATCTATACCCGGATCAACCCCCACGCCAACAACAACCTCTATCAAAAACTGCAGGACGGCGGCCTCGAGATCTGGCCGTCAGCCTCGTTTATCGATGTCTCCTTTCTCAGCCTGGAACAGCTCCACCTGGAATACCGGCGCAAGGGCAAACCGTGGCTGGCGGCCTTGGCAAAAGCTCTCGTCCCCGGGCTTCGCCTGGCCAGAACATTGGTCGACCGGCATTTCCCGGCGACAATCCGCACCCCACAGGAGGGCGGTTACCAGACAATTGCCCGGGTCTCCGGGCGATACGCCGATTCCATGATCGACAAGGCCCTGTCGCTCAATCTCACCAGGATCGAGGAACTGCACAAGGCCGGAGCCGACGGAGTGATCAACGTTATGTGCCACAACTGTATGCTCGGCACGATCACCGCCTCGTTGTCAGGAAGCATGCGCCGCGATATGGCCGACCTACCCATTGCCACCTTCGTCTACGAGGGGCTGCAATCGACGCACAACACCAACCGCATCGAGGCCTTTATCCACCAGGTGCACAATTACCAAAACTCCGTCAAGACAGGGCAGGAAAACGACAAATGA
- a CDS encoding NTP transferase domain-containing protein, which translates to MKKKRIGVVLAAGLGSRLAASASGGEVKPLVAVDGRALLLRTLASLERACDRAVIVLGFAAEEIRASIEQHYQGPMALIFALNNRYHLANGLSVLAAREYVQGDFLLCMADHIMDDALLCLARDTEPPLGGAALLVDYKLATIFDMDDATKILAADGRILAIGKQLQEFNCIDTGLFVATPALFTALADVFRERGDATLSDGVFRLCRQRTMAAIDIGDGFWQDVDTVEMLHHAEEALRRRIPPLGHRQA; encoded by the coding sequence ATGAAGAAGAAAAGGATCGGCGTGGTTCTCGCCGCAGGCCTCGGCTCGCGCCTGGCTGCCTCCGCTTCGGGCGGGGAGGTGAAGCCGCTGGTAGCGGTTGACGGCAGGGCGCTCCTGCTCCGAACACTGGCAAGCCTGGAACGGGCCTGCGACCGGGCGGTCATCGTCCTCGGCTTTGCCGCCGAGGAAATCCGCGCCTCTATCGAGCAGCATTACCAAGGCCCAATGGCGCTGATCTTTGCCCTGAACAACCGCTACCATCTCGCCAATGGCCTGTCGGTCCTCGCCGCCCGGGAATATGTGCAGGGCGATTTTCTCCTGTGCATGGCCGACCATATCATGGACGACGCGTTGCTGTGCCTCGCCCGCGACACCGAACCGCCGTTAGGTGGAGCGGCACTCCTCGTCGACTACAAGCTGGCGACGATATTCGACATGGACGACGCGACCAAAATCCTGGCGGCGGATGGAAGAATTCTCGCCATCGGTAAACAGCTGCAGGAGTTTAACTGTATCGACACCGGGCTCTTTGTCGCAACCCCGGCCCTTTTTACCGCCTTGGCAGACGTGTTCAGGGAACGGGGTGACGCCACCCTCTCCGACGGCGTCTTTCGGCTCTGCCGGCAACGGACCATGGCCGCCATCGATATCGGCGACGGCTTCTGGCAGGATGTCGATACCGTGGAGATGCTCCACCACGCCGAAGAAGCACTCCGCCGCCGGATCCCTCCTCTGGGACATCGGCAGGCATGA
- a CDS encoding ABC transporter substrate-binding protein → MAKLPFNIYLWPLICLLSFHQGQASGKTLSASATVKSSNETILALYRSSPRTDDKVLRDIFTVMDRVTDYQAMATSALQQVCPGKDESLCGKIRSEFIETLKLSATVKLGRYRADRFDYGAEEQRGKQVLVKTIAYYKDEAVQLDYLLEKRGGTWRIVNYLVDGVDTIRNYQRQFKRILEKDSLAGLLSRLQKKNEQYRQERQQ, encoded by the coding sequence ATGGCAAAGTTACCCTTTAATATATATTTATGGCCGCTGATCTGCCTGCTCTCTTTCCACCAGGGGCAGGCCTCTGGTAAGACACTGTCAGCCTCGGCAACAGTCAAATCATCGAATGAAACGATCCTTGCGCTGTATCGTTCGTCGCCAAGGACAGACGACAAGGTCCTTCGCGACATATTTACGGTCATGGACCGGGTGACCGACTACCAGGCTATGGCCACCAGTGCCCTGCAGCAGGTCTGTCCAGGCAAAGACGAATCATTGTGTGGCAAAATCCGCAGCGAGTTTATCGAGACCCTGAAACTCTCGGCAACCGTCAAGCTCGGCAGGTACCGTGCCGATCGTTTCGACTACGGCGCCGAGGAACAGCGGGGGAAACAGGTCTTGGTCAAGACAATCGCCTACTACAAGGATGAAGCGGTACAGCTTGATTATCTCCTTGAAAAACGTGGTGGTACTTGGCGCATTGTCAACTATTTGGTCGATGGGGTAGATACGATCCGCAATTACCAACGGCAATTCAAGCGGATTCTCGAGAAAGATTCCCTTGCCGGGCTGCTTTCCCGGTTGCAGAAAAAAAACGAGCAGTACCGGCAGGAACGGCAACAGTAA
- a CDS encoding TolC family protein, with the protein MHRLKTILFVIFACTIQVLWPMGRDSKAGQFELNLKDAIAKAEQNIHSKFATSKLDERIAEEETREIASTFSDPRVEMISYGGVVPDAEGGILSDDTNGYDDSGPFFKVDFKIIQPLYSFGKYDSAQSAGLHNLEMKKALTRETRNDLQLEVVKAYFGVVAGEDSSRLSHELRDNYTQLIEKIERLLADAKSDLDDADLLEARALHFEIEKQCADIAARSEQSLLYLKALLDLEADAKLTTAATGVPDIAATQDFVEHMQKHLRDRSPLLHGLQAGMNAMTEKIQLERRKRYPDLFLALGAGYGTAPGRDKLDNAYVHDEYNYERVVGVVGLKWDFNYGVSNAKIEKNLIEYQKLAQKNHLAQQFQEGTIARLSGEAVRKHQLFKAAGKSLKSATSWVRLENDNMDVGLGNIKRYVKAYQYYYQLKGEVIATKAQYLVTLAELAHAAGDTNLLLNWLEYGKVTL; encoded by the coding sequence ATGCACAGGTTGAAGACTATCCTGTTTGTGATTTTTGCTTGCACCATCCAGGTCCTGTGGCCCATGGGGCGAGACTCGAAGGCGGGGCAATTTGAGCTCAACCTTAAGGATGCCATTGCCAAGGCGGAACAAAACATCCACTCAAAGTTTGCAACCAGCAAGCTTGACGAAAGAATTGCCGAAGAGGAGACCAGGGAAATCGCCTCTACGTTTAGCGACCCCCGTGTTGAGATGATTTCCTACGGCGGTGTTGTTCCCGATGCTGAAGGAGGCATACTCTCTGATGATACAAACGGGTATGATGATTCCGGGCCGTTCTTCAAGGTCGATTTCAAGATCATTCAGCCGCTCTATTCTTTCGGTAAGTACGACAGTGCCCAGAGCGCGGGGCTGCACAACCTGGAGATGAAAAAGGCCCTGACTCGGGAAACGCGAAACGACCTGCAACTTGAGGTGGTCAAAGCCTATTTCGGCGTTGTGGCCGGGGAGGACAGCAGCCGGCTGAGCCATGAGCTTCGAGATAACTATACGCAACTTATCGAAAAGATCGAGCGCCTTCTTGCCGACGCCAAGTCCGATTTGGATGATGCCGACCTGCTGGAGGCTAGAGCGCTCCATTTCGAGATCGAAAAACAATGTGCCGACATTGCTGCCAGGAGCGAACAATCCCTTTTGTATCTGAAGGCCCTGCTTGACCTGGAGGCGGATGCCAAGCTTACGACTGCGGCAACCGGTGTCCCGGACATTGCCGCGACACAGGACTTTGTTGAGCACATGCAGAAACACCTTCGTGACCGTTCGCCGCTGCTGCATGGGCTGCAGGCAGGGATGAATGCCATGACCGAAAAGATCCAACTGGAACGGCGGAAACGTTATCCGGATCTGTTCCTGGCCCTTGGCGCTGGCTACGGCACGGCTCCGGGCCGCGACAAACTCGACAATGCTTATGTTCACGATGAGTACAACTATGAAAGGGTCGTCGGTGTCGTTGGCCTGAAATGGGACTTCAACTATGGGGTGAGTAATGCAAAGATAGAGAAAAATCTTATTGAATACCAGAAGCTTGCCCAAAAAAATCATCTCGCCCAGCAGTTCCAGGAGGGCACCATCGCCAGATTGTCCGGTGAGGCGGTCAGAAAGCACCAGCTTTTTAAGGCGGCCGGGAAGTCGCTCAAATCGGCCACCTCCTGGGTTCGACTGGAAAACGACAACATGGACGTCGGACTCGGCAATATCAAGCGCTATGTCAAGGCATACCAGTACTATTACCAACTCAAGGGCGAGGTGATAGCCACCAAGGCTCAGTATCTTGTCACCCTGGCCGAGTTGGCGCACGCCGCGGGCGATACCAATCTTCTCCTCAATTGGTTGGAATATGGCAAAGTTACCCTTTAA
- the tadA gene encoding tRNA adenosine(34) deaminase TadA, whose product MDLQQDEFDLLMMRRALRQASHAADLGEVPVGAVVVDEAGNILAEAGNNCIQASDPSGHAEMRALRLAARAMGNYRLPNTTLYVTLEPCPMCATLLVHARISRLVYGATDPKGGAIESKYRIGSDGLLNHGFSITGGVLAEECGQILRDFFRRRR is encoded by the coding sequence ATGGATTTACAGCAAGATGAGTTCGACCTGTTGATGATGCGTCGCGCTTTGCGACAGGCGAGCCACGCCGCAGATTTGGGAGAGGTGCCCGTGGGGGCGGTGGTGGTCGATGAGGCGGGCAACATTCTCGCCGAGGCCGGCAACAACTGCATCCAGGCCTCCGATCCTTCCGGCCATGCCGAAATGCGTGCCCTGCGCCTGGCTGCCAGGGCGATGGGCAATTACCGCCTGCCCAACACGACCCTGTATGTGACCCTTGAGCCCTGTCCCATGTGTGCCACCCTGTTGGTCCATGCCCGTATCAGCCGTTTGGTGTACGGTGCAACCGATCCCAAAGGCGGCGCCATTGAGTCAAAATATCGGATCGGCTCGGATGGGTTGTTGAATCATGGATTTAGCATTACCGGAGGTGTCCTTGCCGAGGAGTGCGGCCAGATCCTGCGCGATTTTTTTCGAAGGCGTCGTTAA
- a CDS encoding sigma-54 dependent transcriptional regulator, with the protein MRTKKATVLAYKCSPENRSSIEAALSTNFELSFHNDPADFQKEVSLRPFDIILMNLQAENGRKQHLLDKIQEHTPSTAVIVTCDREETLKIDKAYEPIIYDVLNHPLTIGQIKRTVRHALEKRRQENELAYLRRTQDIVYSFDRIIAESESFKAIIKSLKKFSATDATILLTGATGTGKSFLSGTVHYNSPRRERPFIKINCANIPETLLESELFGHERGSFTGADKQRIGRFEQADGGTIFLDEIGEIPLEIQSKLLRVLEDKSFERIGGNKTIKVDVRLIAATNKDLQDLIAHGKFREDLYYRISVLPVHLPALMDRPKCLPQLAQKLLEKSATSLNKGNIRGFSQEVLALIQGYEWPGNIRQLSNTIERAVILEDEDEITLSSMHIPEIGRTLTPLVKTTEPLEVHEKELIMRALTENLWVQKDAAHCLGISPRALNYKIKKFGITHQNWRKHKKE; encoded by the coding sequence ATGCGAACCAAAAAAGCCACCGTTCTTGCCTATAAATGCTCTCCGGAAAACAGATCGAGCATTGAAGCCGCCTTGTCAACCAACTTCGAGCTCAGTTTTCACAACGACCCCGCCGATTTTCAAAAGGAGGTCAGCCTTCGCCCCTTTGATATCATCTTGATGAATCTGCAGGCCGAAAACGGCAGAAAACAACACCTGCTGGACAAAATCCAGGAGCATACGCCATCGACCGCGGTGATTGTCACCTGCGACAGGGAAGAGACCCTGAAGATCGACAAGGCATACGAACCCATCATTTACGACGTGCTCAACCACCCGCTCACCATCGGCCAAATCAAGAGGACGGTTCGCCATGCCCTGGAAAAACGGCGTCAGGAAAACGAACTCGCCTATCTGCGAAGAACCCAGGATATCGTCTACAGTTTTGATCGCATCATCGCTGAAAGCGAAAGTTTCAAGGCCATCATCAAAAGCCTGAAAAAATTCTCCGCAACCGATGCCACCATCCTCCTCACCGGGGCCACCGGCACGGGAAAAAGTTTCCTCTCCGGAACGGTGCATTACAACTCACCGCGCCGGGAGCGGCCCTTTATCAAGATCAACTGTGCCAACATCCCGGAAACGCTGCTGGAATCAGAACTCTTCGGCCATGAACGCGGATCGTTCACCGGGGCGGACAAACAGCGCATCGGCCGCTTTGAACAGGCCGACGGAGGCACGATCTTTCTCGACGAGATCGGTGAGATTCCGCTTGAGATCCAGTCCAAGCTGCTGCGGGTGTTGGAAGACAAGTCCTTTGAACGCATCGGCGGCAACAAAACCATCAAGGTGGATGTGCGCCTCATCGCCGCCACCAACAAGGACCTGCAGGACCTGATCGCCCATGGCAAGTTCCGCGAAGATCTCTACTACCGCATCTCGGTGCTGCCGGTACATCTACCTGCCTTGATGGATCGTCCCAAATGCCTGCCCCAACTTGCGCAGAAGTTGCTCGAAAAATCCGCCACCTCCCTCAACAAGGGCAATATCCGCGGCTTTTCCCAGGAAGTTCTCGCCCTTATTCAGGGCTATGAGTGGCCCGGAAACATTCGTCAGCTGAGCAATACCATCGAACGGGCGGTCATCCTCGAGGACGAGGACGAAATAACCCTCTCCTCAATGCACATCCCCGAGATAGGACGCACCCTGACGCCCCTGGTCAAGACAACCGAACCCCTGGAAGTCCATGAAAAAGAGTTGATCATGCGTGCCCTCACGGAAAATCTTTGGGTGCAGAAGGATGCGGCACACTGCCTGGGGATCAGCCCCCGGGCACTCAACTACAAGATCAAGAAATTCGGCATCACCCACCAGAACTGGCGCAAACACAAAAAAGAATGA
- the nikR gene encoding nickel-responsive transcriptional regulator NikR translates to MLKRFSISLDEKLLEQFDNYIEPRGYSNRSEAVRDLIRKVLVNEEWEQDSEVVGVVSLVYNHHQPQLQEKITELQHQFHHAITSSTHVHMDHHNCLEVTIVKGRASQVRELAEQLMALRGVKDGNLAMSSTGGHLH, encoded by the coding sequence ATGTTGAAACGATTTTCCATTTCATTGGATGAAAAGCTGCTTGAGCAGTTCGACAACTACATTGAGCCTCGAGGCTACTCAAACCGTTCTGAGGCGGTGCGCGATCTGATCCGCAAGGTGCTGGTCAACGAGGAATGGGAGCAGGACAGCGAGGTGGTGGGAGTCGTGAGCCTGGTCTACAACCACCACCAGCCCCAGCTTCAGGAAAAGATCACCGAGCTGCAGCACCAATTTCACCATGCCATCACCTCATCCACCCATGTGCACATGGACCATCACAACTGTCTGGAGGTGACCATCGTCAAGGGCCGTGCCTCCCAGGTGCGGGAACTGGCCGAACAGTTGATGGCCTTGCGCGGGGTGAAAGACGGCAACCTGGCCATGTCCAGCACAGGCGGCCATCTTCACTGA
- a CDS encoding M48 family metalloprotease has protein sequence MLRTTVFTRCGALLALISLFLLPLQAVALTLGEERKIGEQIIYSMRKSLPILDDPDISQYINGLGNKVLKTVGPQYFDYRFYVVKSTQFNAFAAPAGLVFFYSGLIEQVQNEDQLLSVLAHEIGHVVSRHIAQRMEKNTVIGAASLLLAIAGLAIGVPGLSPGIMMGSMAAGQAANLQYSREDEEQADRLSFGWMRQMHRNPEAMENMLNTMRRITRYSIGSDTPQYLLTHPNPEARLGYVQSLLESDRIKEKQPVYKKIDNFDFFRFRYRVLVQSIDHDKLKIYCSTLLNTAADAEQHKMANFGLALLAAEERDFSGALALLDKVEADFPQKNILKVDRAVILLDAGRIEEARSLLERSIRQNPDDMYGLYQLAKLESMRGNISRAEQLLQRFAALMPEYPQLYFELGRIEASRGREGMAGFYLSKYNLYLGREKLAKQYLTRASKDTSIEEKYRNEARALLDKLKELEKGS, from the coding sequence ATGTTAAGAACGACAGTATTCACCCGTTGTGGAGCTCTTTTGGCCCTGATTTCCCTGTTCCTCCTGCCTCTTCAGGCCGTGGCGCTGACCCTTGGTGAGGAACGAAAAATCGGCGAGCAGATTATTTATTCCATGCGAAAAAGCCTGCCCATCCTCGATGATCCCGATATCAGTCAGTATATCAATGGGCTGGGCAATAAGGTGCTCAAAACCGTTGGCCCCCAGTATTTCGATTATCGATTCTATGTGGTGAAGAGCACCCAATTCAATGCCTTTGCCGCGCCTGCAGGATTGGTGTTTTTCTACTCCGGCCTGATCGAGCAGGTCCAGAACGAGGATCAGTTGCTCAGCGTGCTCGCCCACGAGATCGGTCATGTGGTTAGCCGCCATATTGCCCAACGTATGGAAAAGAACACGGTGATCGGTGCCGCCTCGTTGCTTTTGGCCATCGCCGGATTGGCCATCGGCGTTCCCGGGCTCTCTCCGGGAATCATGATGGGCTCCATGGCTGCCGGCCAGGCCGCCAACCTGCAGTACAGCAGGGAGGATGAAGAGCAGGCCGACCGGCTCTCCTTCGGCTGGATGCGGCAGATGCACCGGAACCCCGAGGCCATGGAAAACATGCTCAACACCATGCGCCGCATAACCCGCTACAGCATTGGCAGCGATACGCCTCAGTATTTGCTGACCCATCCCAATCCCGAGGCGCGCCTGGGCTATGTGCAGTCGCTGTTGGAGAGCGACCGGATTAAGGAAAAGCAGCCGGTTTATAAAAAAATCGACAATTTCGACTTTTTTCGATTTCGTTACCGCGTGCTCGTCCAATCAATTGATCACGACAAACTCAAGATTTACTGTTCAACCCTGCTCAATACGGCTGCAGATGCCGAGCAGCACAAGATGGCCAATTTCGGCCTGGCTCTTCTGGCCGCGGAGGAGCGCGATTTCAGCGGGGCTCTTGCCCTGTTGGACAAGGTGGAGGCCGACTTTCCCCAGAAAAACATTCTCAAGGTCGACCGGGCGGTGATCCTGCTGGATGCCGGCCGTATCGAGGAGGCTCGTTCCCTGTTGGAGCGCAGCATCCGCCAGAATCCCGACGATATGTACGGGCTCTATCAACTGGCCAAGCTTGAATCCATGCGGGGCAACATCAGCCGGGCTGAACAGCTGCTGCAGCGTTTTGCCGCGCTCATGCCCGAGTATCCCCAGCTCTATTTCGAGTTGGGCCGTATTGAAGCCAGTCGGGGCAGGGAGGGGATGGCAGGGTTTTATCTGAGCAAGTACAATCTTTACCTCGGGCGGGAAAAGCTCGCCAAACAGTACCTGACCAGGGCATCCAAGGATACCTCCATCGAGGAGAAATACCGCAACGAGGCCCGGGCACTGTTGGATAAACTCAAAGAACTTGAAAAAGGAAGTTGA